A stretch of the Musa acuminata AAA Group cultivar baxijiao chromosome BXJ2-7, Cavendish_Baxijiao_AAA, whole genome shotgun sequence genome encodes the following:
- the LOC103990612 gene encoding protection of telomeres protein 1a isoform X1, which translates to MEERGPSVDSVYLPIRDARNCIHERVNIFAAVSSIGAEKKSRGTDYVVSLKIMDQSYMEPGISVNFFAEDMTKLPHVRAIGDIISLQNVEVRIHRGDVYCVHNKKFSAFALFQGKTTSGLIHYQKSVKYHATNHDDEFLSQIRTWLLDNPPKAVGKDVPLLLRRIKLDLAFDLVCKVLHVSETSKGDWMLFVWDGTDTPPAKLQFDLELQGERPCSLHVEELPLTIEILCTFPRVGSVLRVFASKSFKVITHLHDGNQWVKLCNMICGLHDGMWNGMLQPSSEVLLLSDEDWIAREHLKTYDRRLATALENYPMTSFPAPSHITVLDYDYKPYTTLMESLSHPEVTHKCMCIVRVVAAYPWQAKDLRSPVTGHYRVRFTVEDPTARIHAYICGEDGVKFFEGYPTTEVLTSKMDKLLGITDTDGQAGSDDGFRNPPWVWCCLKSYYLDENNPRGSRRYRIFSTTLVG; encoded by the exons ACTATGTTGTGTCACTAAAGATAATGGATCAGTCTTATATGGAACCTGGGATTTCAGTGAATTTTTTTGCTGAAGATATGACAAAGCTACCACATGTCAGGGCAATTGGTGATATTATTAGTCTTCAGAATGTTGAG GTGAGAATTCACAGAGGAGATGTTTATTGTGTTCACAATAAGAAGTTTTCTGCCTTCGCTCTGTTTCAAGGGAAAACAACATCTGGCTTGATTCATTATCAGAAATCAGTGAAGTATCATGCTACCAATcatgatgatgaatttttgtcACAAATAAGGACATGGTTGCTTGATAATCCGCCTAAAGCAG TTGGGAAAGATGTGCCATTGTTGCTGCGTAGGATTAAGTTAGATCTTGCTTTTGATTTAGTTTGCAAG GTTCTTCATGTTTCTGAAACTTCTAAAGGGGATTGGATGCTCTTTGTGTGGGATGGAACTGATACTCCTCCAGCAAAATTACAGTTTGA TCTTGAGCTTCAAGGGGAAAGGCCATGTTCTTTACATGTTGAAGAGTTGCCTCTTACAATAGAGATTTTATGCACATTTCCTCGTGTTGGTTCAGTCTTAAGAGTATTTGCTAGCAAGTCTTTTAAAGTGATAACACATCTACATGATGGTAATCAGTGGGTCAAGTTATGTAATATGATCTGTGGGTTGCATGATGGTATGTGGAATGGCATGCTGCAACCTTCTAGTGAAGTCCTTCTTTTGTCTGATGAAGACTGGATTGCAAGGGAACATTTAAA GACATATGATCGCCGCCTTGCAACTGCATTGGAAAATTATCCTATGACAAGCTTTCCTGCACCTTCTCATATTACAG TGCTGGATTATGATTACAAGCCATATACAACTTTGATGGAATCCCTCAGTCATCCAGAG GTGACACATAAGTGCATGTGCATTGTAAGAGTGGTGGCAGCATATCCTTGGCAAGCTAAGGACCTTCGTTCCCCAGTTACAGGGCACTACCGTGTTAGATTTACCGTAGAAGATCCAACAGCAAGAATTCATGCATACATTTGTGGAGAAGATGGG GTAAAATTTTTCGAAGGATACCCAACCACGGAAGTATTAACCAGCAAGATGGACAAGCTACTCGGTATAACTGATACTGATGGACAAGCAGGAAGTGATGATGGTTTTAGAAATCCACCATGGGTGTGGTGCTGTTTAAAATCTTATTATTTGGATGAAAACAATCCTCGAGGAAGCCGGAGATATAGGATATTTAGCACGACACTAGTTGGGTGA
- the LOC103990612 gene encoding protection of telomeres protein 1a isoform X2, translating into MDQSYMEPGISVNFFAEDMTKLPHVRAIGDIISLQNVEVRIHRGDVYCVHNKKFSAFALFQGKTTSGLIHYQKSVKYHATNHDDEFLSQIRTWLLDNPPKAVGKDVPLLLRRIKLDLAFDLVCKVLHVSETSKGDWMLFVWDGTDTPPAKLQFDLELQGERPCSLHVEELPLTIEILCTFPRVGSVLRVFASKSFKVITHLHDGNQWVKLCNMICGLHDGMWNGMLQPSSEVLLLSDEDWIAREHLKTYDRRLATALENYPMTSFPAPSHITVLDYDYKPYTTLMESLSHPEVTHKCMCIVRVVAAYPWQAKDLRSPVTGHYRVRFTVEDPTARIHAYICGEDGVKFFEGYPTTEVLTSKMDKLLGITDTDGQAGSDDGFRNPPWVWCCLKSYYLDENNPRGSRRYRIFSTTLVG; encoded by the exons ATGGATCAGTCTTATATGGAACCTGGGATTTCAGTGAATTTTTTTGCTGAAGATATGACAAAGCTACCACATGTCAGGGCAATTGGTGATATTATTAGTCTTCAGAATGTTGAG GTGAGAATTCACAGAGGAGATGTTTATTGTGTTCACAATAAGAAGTTTTCTGCCTTCGCTCTGTTTCAAGGGAAAACAACATCTGGCTTGATTCATTATCAGAAATCAGTGAAGTATCATGCTACCAATcatgatgatgaatttttgtcACAAATAAGGACATGGTTGCTTGATAATCCGCCTAAAGCAG TTGGGAAAGATGTGCCATTGTTGCTGCGTAGGATTAAGTTAGATCTTGCTTTTGATTTAGTTTGCAAG GTTCTTCATGTTTCTGAAACTTCTAAAGGGGATTGGATGCTCTTTGTGTGGGATGGAACTGATACTCCTCCAGCAAAATTACAGTTTGA TCTTGAGCTTCAAGGGGAAAGGCCATGTTCTTTACATGTTGAAGAGTTGCCTCTTACAATAGAGATTTTATGCACATTTCCTCGTGTTGGTTCAGTCTTAAGAGTATTTGCTAGCAAGTCTTTTAAAGTGATAACACATCTACATGATGGTAATCAGTGGGTCAAGTTATGTAATATGATCTGTGGGTTGCATGATGGTATGTGGAATGGCATGCTGCAACCTTCTAGTGAAGTCCTTCTTTTGTCTGATGAAGACTGGATTGCAAGGGAACATTTAAA GACATATGATCGCCGCCTTGCAACTGCATTGGAAAATTATCCTATGACAAGCTTTCCTGCACCTTCTCATATTACAG TGCTGGATTATGATTACAAGCCATATACAACTTTGATGGAATCCCTCAGTCATCCAGAG GTGACACATAAGTGCATGTGCATTGTAAGAGTGGTGGCAGCATATCCTTGGCAAGCTAAGGACCTTCGTTCCCCAGTTACAGGGCACTACCGTGTTAGATTTACCGTAGAAGATCCAACAGCAAGAATTCATGCATACATTTGTGGAGAAGATGGG GTAAAATTTTTCGAAGGATACCCAACCACGGAAGTATTAACCAGCAAGATGGACAAGCTACTCGGTATAACTGATACTGATGGACAAGCAGGAAGTGATGATGGTTTTAGAAATCCACCATGGGTGTGGTGCTGTTTAAAATCTTATTATTTGGATGAAAACAATCCTCGAGGAAGCCGGAGATATAGGATATTTAGCACGACACTAGTTGGGTGA